catgaactcctcaaactacaataatcaccggaagaagtcccggttattgtcactctggggttaccggatcataacacgtagtaggtgactataacttgcaagatcggatctagaacatgaatataatggtgataacataaacggttcagatctgaaatcgtggcacccgggcccaaagtgacaagcattaagcatggcaaagtcatagcaaaatcaatctaagaacatagtggatactagggatcaagccctaacaaaactaactcgattacatgatgaatctcatccaactcctcactgaccagcgagcctacgaaggaattactcactcccagtggggagcatcatggaattggtgatggagaagggttggtgatgacgaagaacgaagacccccccctctccggagccccaaacgNNNNNNNNNNNNNNNNNNNNNNNNNNNNNNNNNNNNNNNNNNNNNNNNNNNNNNNNNNNNNNNNNNNNNNNNNNNNNNNNNNNNNNNNNNNNNNNNNNNNNNNNNNNNNNNNNNNNNNNNNNNNNNNNNNNNNNNNNNNNNNNNNNNNNNNNNNNNNNNNNNNNNNNNNNNNNNNNNNNNNNNNNNNNNNNNNNNNNNNNNNNNNNNNNNNNNNNNNNNNNNNNNNNNNNNNNNNNNNNNNNNNNNNNNNNNNNNNNNNNNNNNNNNNNNNNNNNNNNNNNNNNNNNNNNNNNNNNNNNNNNNNNNNNNNNNNNNNNNNNNNNNNNNNNNNNNNNNNNNNNNNNNNNNggcggcggcttcgtatcgtggaTTGCAATAATTCTTTTTCCCTGATTTTTTCTTCGAAagtaggattttatagcgttggtttcagggtctgtggggccaccaggtggggacaacctacCTGGGCGCACTTagtgagggggcgcgccctggtgggttgtgcccacccaggtgccccccttcggtaggtcttggctccggaaattcttatatattatataaaaattcctcgcaaagtttcgttccatttcgagaacttttatttctgcacaaaaacaacaccatggtagttctgctgaaaacagcgtcagtccggggttaatttcattcaaatcatgcaaattatagtccaaaacaagaggaaaaacattaggaaaagtggatacgttggagacgtatcaactcccccaagcttaaacctttgcttatactcaagtaattcagttgataaactcaaagtgaaaaagaaaaacttttacgaacttttttgcacttgtttgcataaataagattAAACATcatccaggttttcagccaacactataactaaccatgccgacaataactcttaaagattatattaactcatatcaatgacataatcagctagcgagcaatgatAAGACATCTCGAAtggcaacatgttgtcaaaacaaccatgatataatatgacaatagtggtatctcgctagccctttctgagaccgcaaaacataaatgcagagcaccttcaaagtcCAAGCaacaactaaacattgtaattcatggtagaaaagatccagtcgtgatgcacccaacattagctacacacaatgcataagtcatgacagttGTGCTTTCTCAGTTTCTAgcacttgttttagaaggtgatgacacaccataaaagtaaatagatagtcccttcgcaaaggtgcgagagctcaaaattttaaaacagagataaatgatattctgagacatgcacccttctcatttacttcacgactatcagttatcaatatctcccatgctaaacaggcTAGTGGCGTTTCTCaagagatcaaagtaaaggttttgactccactgggagtttttgtttgattattcgagcgattaactctttttgtattttgcagtttgggactgggcatccctattaccgccattttcccgtgcgatggcgagtgaataaacactcaacctgagaataacccgcttagcatggaagataccaatcacctcctgtcgttccataaaCGATCCAGACACACAAAACATGATTAGTCTCATGTGTGTACTAGATCATGATGGCACGCGTTGTCGCACCCATCTATTTTGacaatttttttatataaatattaCAAAGATGTAGGCGCCAGAAATTTCTAGTTTTTCTTTTGACAATTCACACTATGGTCCCTCATTATAGGCAAGAAATATAAGTGAACATACTCAAGGAAATTGAATTGTGAAAAACGGAATCAGATCAAATCACAGCCAGCCAAAGGAAGATCATGTAAGTAAAGGCTTGTTCTCCTGTCTAGTCTAAAATTAATAATTAAGTTGCTTATTAGAAAAAACAGACGACCACATAAATATGTTTATACAGAACAATCGATGCACTATTTCAAATGTGCAAACTCTGAATAAACATTGAATTTTGAAGCATGCTTTATTTTTTTGAAGCATTTAAACATCAAATTCATGTGAAAATTATAGAAGACGGTACATTTCCTACCATGTCGCTTGAGGCTTGCTTTGGCTTTATTTTTTTTCCGAAacgaaggcaaaagatttgcctcatatatAAATAAGGGAGAGTACAGTTTTACAAGAGCCCACGAATACGGTCATTACTAGTGTGAGATCCCCGTTATCTCGTGTTAGCAAACAAGCATAGGGTCCAAAATAAGGGGCATTAAAAAAGTTGAAGGTTTAGCCTAAGTGTGGTTAGAAGTTGGACAAGAATAAATTGCACTCTAGTTACAAGGTAGGAAGCGGGCAGTGAACGTACATGACAAAGGGGTGCGGGTTAACTCGAGGAGAGAAAGTTACTAAGTATCCTTGTTCTACGTACTGCTAAGACGAGTGTAAACACATCGGCGGCTCTACCTCGTCCTTGGTATAATCTTCCATTCACATCTTTCGTGATTGTTCAGTCAGTCCCACGTAGATTATTGTACGTGTGCTTGGTGAGTTGGTGTATAAATTAGGGCGTCCTATACTGGGTTAAAAGCCCTGGTCTATACTAACTTCCAATGGCTTCTCCTAACTTGTTCTTGTGCATCCTCCTGGTCGTATTTGGCAGCCACCTTTCCACCATTTCTGCTGCAGGCGACGGCGAGCAAAGCTTCGTTGTGGTGTCAACCAGGTCATTTGAGGCACAAGATGTCTGCTCCACCTCCACATCCACAGGTACGCACATGAATTGAGCATGGCATAATTTTCGACGTTAATCAATCTACATGTTAGGAACATACAATATGACACTCGGATGTTTCTTTCAGTGACACCGCGGCCCAACCGTGCCGGCGCCGCTGTGCCGCTGGTGCACAGGCACGGACCCTGCGCCAAGTCGCCGTCCACCGACAAGCCATCATCTTTCGCCGAGGCGCTTCACAGAAGCCGCGTCCGCGCAGACTACATCATGAGCAGAGCacttagggggaggggcaccaccaCCATCATGGAGATGCAGGAGCAGAAGGAGGGCAAGGTGAGCATCCCGGCGCACCTGGACACCTCCGTGGACTCGCAGGAGTACGTGGTGACGTTGGGCCTGGGCACGCCGGCCGTGGAGCAGGTGCTCCTCATGGACACCGGCAGCGACCTGTCGTGGGTGCAGTGCGCACCATGCAACTCCACCGACTGCTATCCTCAAAAGGATCCCTTGTTCGACCCGCGCAAGTCGTCCACGTACGCTCCCATCCCCTGTGGCTCCGACATTTGCAAGAGACTCCAGTCCGACCGCTTCGACAATGGCTGCAGCATGAACGGCAATGGCACCCAGTCCCAGTGCGGGTATCGAGTCGAGTACGGAGGAGGATTGAAGACCAGAGGCGTCTACAGCAACGAGGCGCTCACGATGGCGCCCGGCGTCGTCATCAAGGACTTCCATTTCGGCTGTGCATACAAGCAGATTGGCTCCGACGACAAGTCCGACGGCCTGCTCGGGC
This portion of the Triticum dicoccoides isolate Atlit2015 ecotype Zavitan chromosome 7A, WEW_v2.0, whole genome shotgun sequence genome encodes:
- the LOC119329649 gene encoding aspartyl protease AED1-like; the encoded protein is MASPNLFLCILLVVFGSHLSTISAAGDGEQSFVVVSTRSFEAQDVCSTSTSTVTPRPNRAGAAVPLVHRHGPCAKSPSTDKPSSFAEALHRSRVRADYIMSRALRGRGTTTIMEMQEQKEGKVSIPAHLDTSVDSQEYVVTLGLGTPAVEQVLLMDTGSDLSWVQCAPCNSTDCYPQKDPLFDPRKSSTYAPIPCGSDICKRLQSDRFDNGCSMNGNGTQSQCGYRVEYGGGLKTRGVYSNEALTMAPGVVIKDFHFGCAYKQIGSDDKSDGLLGLGGAPESLPVQTSAVYGGSFSYCLPPVSSGTGFLALGAPSNTSGFSFTPMTPFMDYATFYLVKLTGISVGGKQLCIPPKVFEGGLIVDCGNIISHLPSTPYAKLQSAFRAAMAAYPLIPSDEYDTCYNFTGYSNVTVPKVALTFTGGVTIDLDVPNGVLLDGCLAFTESGPDDYVGFLGNVQMRTLEMLYDVKGGRLGFQAGAC